Proteins encoded within one genomic window of Triticum aestivum cultivar Chinese Spring chromosome 2D, IWGSC CS RefSeq v2.1, whole genome shotgun sequence:
- the LOC123048471 gene encoding 2-oxoglutarate-dependent dioxygenase 11-like, producing the protein MEVEALDGSDGDSRWSKLGTTLPVRNVQALAAVAAGELTGDAIERYIQPDIDADAVIPTHSDEVPVIDLGKLTGAESMEAETAKLRFACEEWGFFQVVSLKSPDAVCCLPGGSETIFLRRSTFAFFLRENLYTSAKLVNHGVPDEIILAIRRDIEKFFQLPLDVKNAYAQRQGDLQGYGQAFILSHDQKLDWADMFGLYTQPPQARDMSFWPSQPPMFRMNYYPPCTSMPEKVLGLSPHSDGSFLTILLEVNSVQGLQIRRRGAWLPVKPLANALLLNVGDLLEIMTNGKYKSIEHRVTINAHQERLSISAFHVPKYDGIVSPLLGTTEEKVLYKTTKVEEYSRLYLSKKLHGKRTLDHAKLSQT; encoded by the exons ATGGAGGTGGAGGCGTTGGATGGCAGCGACGGCGACAGCAGGTGGTCTAAGCTGGGAACGACGCTTCCTGTCAGGAACGTCCAGGCCCTGGCGGCGGTCGCTGCCGGCGAGCTGACGGGAGACGCGATCGAACGGTACATCCAGCCGGACATCGACGCCGATGCGGTCATCCCCACGCACTCCGACGAGGTTCCGGTGATCGACCTCGGCAAGCTCACGGGCGCTGAGTCCATGGAAGCAGAGACCGCCAAGCTCAGATTTGCCTGCGAGGAGTGGGGCTTCTTTCAGGTAGTGTCACTGAAGTCGCCAGATGCTGTATGTTGTTTACCTGGTGGTTCTGAAACTATTTTTCTTCGGC GGTCAACTTTTGCTTTTTTTCTTcgtgaaaatttatatactagtgcaaaa CTTGTAAATCATGGAGTACCAGATGAGATCATCCTGGCTATAAGGCGTGACATTGAAAAGTTCTTTCAGCTCCCCCTGGACGTGAAGAATGCTTACGCTCAACGCCAAGGAGATCTTCAAGgttatggccaagcctttattctcTCCCATGATCAAAAGCTAGATTGGGCTGACATGTTTGGGCTCTACACACAGCCACCTCAGGCCCGTGATATGAGTTTCTGGCCGAGTCAACCTCCTATGTTCAG GATGAACTACTACCCGCCATGCACGTCGATGCCCGAAAAGGTTTTAGGCTTGTCTCCACATTCAGATGGATCTTTCCTAACTATCCTACTAGAAGTTAATTCAGTTCAAGGCCTACAAATTAGGAGACGTGGTGCATGGCTCCCAGTGAAACCACTGGCCAATGCATTGTTGCTGAATGTGGGTGACCTTCTCGAG ATTATGACGAATGGGAAGTACAAGAGCATTGAGCATAGGGTCACTATAAATGCCCATCAGGAACGATTATCCATATCAGCGTTTCATGTCCCAAAGTATGATGGAATAGTTTCCCCACTTCTGGGAACTACGGAAGAGAAGGTGTTATACAAGACAACAAAAGTGGAAGAGTATTCAAGACTTTATTTGTCAAAGAAACTACACGGAAAGAGGACCCTGGATCATGCGAAGCTATCCCAGACATAA